TTCCCCAGGCCCGCTGAACGTAACGGCCAAACGTAAGCGCCAGTGGAAAAGGTCCTTTAAGTATTATCAATTACTTATTAATTTTGTCCGCTTGTCGTTGGCCGATTTTAAGGTTTTTATTAGACCAAGCGCTGgacaatcttttatttgtggaGCCGTCAGTCTAATGTATGCACTGAGCCCCTTTTCATTGACATTTCCCTTGGCGTGGAAACTGCGAGAAACTATCCAACATGAACATGGAAATATTCTCCACCATCAGAtatgaattaattaaaaagcgATAAGCTTAAGAGCCAAGCGAGGAAAACGAATAAACTCGCTCCAAGGGCAACTGCAGAAGAATCAAGgaagtaaattaatttgtttgttttcatagtaagaggcgatctctgtaagagcggtccaaaggcatttcgcatcggaacaaagttttccctcaaatttTGCCCAATAAAGTATCTTTGGTAGCTAGTAAATAAAACCATATTAGTTTCTTGAGATCTGTtggttaaaacaaaattttttcagCTCTCAAAAgacaaagctgcaaaaggcccttttttgacctcatGCGAcatggaaaatttcaaaagttgaaaagcccggtcctcgtatcacaccgcatgcagcaaaaaaatcttttgcattcttaaactgtgtgatatataaggcGTATAAAgcgcatttcaattttgatattcgtttattcagaggttcgtcataatttatttaaagacACTCGTTAGtcgacagctttctgaaattggtcaaaagtattctctctttcttggttgatattgctcaagtccagatcAGACCATTGAATACTCCACTTGgtttcttctaataagatgtttggcagcagaaaaatataaatacatcTTGCacctatcaatttttttcgctGTGGTGACTTCAAACTATTGGcgattttgctagcgtgacagccgattatgcaaattagttcattgagcaaactccgaccgttttatataaaTAGCTCCATAAATCTCAGATTTTATCCgttttaagtttaaaagataGTAGGAAAGAGCTTTTGGACCACACCGATTAAAactttaaacatttaaaaggccaaaatttgcaaaattttattatctcgtgacgaaagacgtcaacaacaacgtatcgaatcCTAAACGTATCctaatttgattagcgctctcGGTCAACATTTAAACGgtaaactcttttttaaaaatttggcttctgttatttcatatttgagttctgacagcttacgctattcaaaactgtaagaacatttcaaaaccaaactacaggattttaTTTGGTACAActggcgataacagcacacactgaaacACACCGTGACCggtgactctgtcacgtaattcaatCGTGTAATTATCTTGAATATCACTTCTCGCGTCTTAATAAAGCAGCGAAAACATTGTCTTTTGGCTCAGAAATCTAGTCGTCACTTGGCATGAAGAAATTGTCTTAGAACCACGGGTGCCAAGTTACGGTGTGATCCCCGTCAAGGCTCAGTTTATAAAGGAGGAAGGGTTGCCAAGCTGGTTTTCAGTTGTCGCGCGTCAAGATGAATGGGTACGCGTCTAAACTGGGAATTTTTGAAGCACACTGCGGCGTACTTCGGTTTCACGGGGAAGGTTAAGTTtgaagtgaattgaaatgaaactacagtatatgtgcttggattctgcgttggactTGTGGCCGCCCGGCCATTTTGAGCTCgtatttttcgcttctcggatcgggcgttcggaaatggagtgtgcagccttgggcttttcttatgtacgtaatAAACCTAGAAATAGATAACTCGCCAAAAtggggttcttttcaacatagtaagtgGTCAGACAGCAAGcaatacactgtggaagtaaggtgaggtatttttattgagaatttgaccgCACTTTTTATTCCTAACAGCGGTTggaaatattcccatacaaactcttgtaatttcgccatgactcttattttgcaagatgatcatctcacagctggagcttgggctgccaGTGATTATACATCACTTTGTGACACTAGATtcatcaatgtttttattaactTCAACTTTGTCAGAAATATCTTATTTGTGCAGCGGTATATTTATATAGCCAAGGCCATAACAGATCAAGGCAATAAAAAGGGCAGAAGGTTATTCCATGCTTAGTGCAATCCCAGACCAGACAGGGCCATGCTTGTGATGCAAGTGAAATTTTACTTGAAACAGATATCTTTCTCATCGAAATTACTTGCACAAATTAAATAGAACTCcttaattttgccattttgcagGATTCACTCTTTGTGAACATTTAATTCCTATCACTTTACTCTGCGGCTGGCTTTAATCACTGCATGGCTTCTCCCATAGATCAGTCGTGGAAATTTCAATTGTTAAGTAAAAACCATTCATAAGAAATGTGGTACAAAACCTGATTTGCTTCACTGTGGATCCTTTGATTGAGGATGTACAAATCTTGTTAGTTCAGTGGGTAAATAGCCAACTATCTCATAGTCTGAGGAAAACATTATGGGGTTTGTCAGGTTCAGCCTTAACATTAGCAAAGATGTGTTTATTATGTTCATAGTGATACTCATAGGCTACCTGTAATGCTTTCTGGTATTTTTCAGAATAGCAAGTTCCCATAACTTTAAAAGGTAGACAATGTGTGATGTCCTCCATTGATTCGTACAGATCTGAGTTGGAAACTTCACCACAATTTAAGTCATCATGAGTGCATTATAACGAGCCAACTCATCAATTTGTTATGTATCCAAGATTCACCTACACAGTGGGGTACTTCGATAACAACAAAATCAGTTAACCTAAAGTTTTAGCAAACTTGAGCTACACATCTTGTGCGTATAAATCGTATAAATAACTGAAAGGcacaagaaagggaaattttaacttgaaattgtcaaaaattgTGTAAACCCGAAATAGGTCTTTTCAGACAGCCCACttcttttgtgttctttgttttctatggaTAAGCGTCTGGCTCATTCAGAGTCGAGGTAGATAATAGTTTCAGTGGAAACTCTGTGGGAGAAAATGTCTCTTAAATTGAGCAACGTAAAATCGCCCGAAAATTTCAGGTCCCACAACTTCCAGATGCTGATTGGGCATCATGACCAGCTGAACCACAAAAACATAAGTTGGAATAGTGGCAAATTTTAGAGGGTTCTTTGTCTCAGTACAGGAATCTGATCCCAGTTAGATGAAGTGCAAAAATcctattattatttaattaacaaatagttgataaaaatttgcatattatGTGCCTTTTGAGTTTCCTCATGGTTTATTCCAAGATCACACATTTTAactgccattttgaaattttccactGTTAACATTGAAAGTACCTGAAAATAGCTATGAATGCTGTTACTTTTCCAGGTGTCTGAGGAGCACATCATTTCTTCAGCTGAAGAATGTCAACCACCTTACTATGAGCATATTGAGGAGAATGAGTACTTATTTAACAGGTGGGTTTTATGTTTAATTACTATTAGcagtgtttaactatttcataGTGTAAAATAGTTGAGTTTTCTACCCTTCAAACAACTTGTTACTGTTACCAGGGCAACacgtttttcatttcatgtttcagaaagaagaaagtaaacaaggAAGTGCGCAGAATGCAGTGCGATTGTACCTTAGATCCTGGTCAGATAATGGCTGTGACACAGACTTCATTATATGCTGAATATGGTTATGTGCATTTTACAGTACGTGAACTTAGCAACCCACTGTTGAGGTCTTcttaatcatatttttttagATAAGCTGAGCATGACCTGCCCTATGCCCTTTTAtggtataaaacaaatagattcttcAAATAAATTCCACATTTATATTGAGGTacaaacatcagtgacacactcaacTGTGCCTTGtgtactattttttttgttcttatacAACATTTCAACATCATCTGTGGTCTcctggatcaatgtcagtatctgaacaactgcacacctactcctcccctaattCAAccacagtcaactgataacaagttaggattaatgttgggttaggagaggggtaggtgctCAGTTgatcagatactgacattgatccaattttttacTGAACAGATACATGGAAACaggaattttttgttgtttaacatatagcaatattttttaacagaTGATCCATGTTCTAGTGGTTGTGGCAAGGACTGTCTGAACAGATTGTTGATGATAGAATGGTTGGTATCTTTTCCTCTCTTGCTGGTTAATTTTGCCAAAAGTCTTCCTTCTCACATCGTCATCGTCGATCACATTGATCTCCAAATAGTAACAGCACAAGTGCTTGTGGAGAGATGTGAAACAGGTTAGTGAAACTATCATTACAACATTAAGATAGATGTTAGTGAAATGGTAAGGGTTAGCTGTTGAAGCAACTGCCTCTTTAACAAAGATAATgggtattttaaccctttaactcccaagatctgattgttcattctctcctctagctgctacacattcaTTTTAAAGTAgtgaagagaatttggtgtttgatcaattTAACAagttctacctgataagtttgagttttctcctTACCTGTTTCTGGATGatatatggatattacagggagaagtttcatcttaatcacttctgggagttaaatatGCTTTCATGAGAGATGATACTTATATGCTGATATCAGCCATGAGAGGATTTCAAatttatgtacatgtacagcACTTTTTGCAAGGCTGCAAAGTGAAAGTTGAAGTGtttaaaacagagaagaaaggCTTGGAATGGAGAACTCTTGAAGATCTGGAATtgtaagtttatattttttacttttatcttcAGGAAAGAAATGCCTTATTGGTACTTAATTTTGCAGGTcagtaattttgtgttttcaccttccttttttttttttttttggaccaatcacagagcagagtatagcaaaaaacaaaacaatcccCAATACTTTTgtcactcaattaaaaattgtaacTGTTGTCCAGGGATCAGTTTGGTATGGAGAACTGTGGAGAAGTCATGAACTATAAAGATTTCCAGGAAAGAGCATAGCATTATGATAGAGAAAACAGAAGACACTATTACTTCATGACATTGAAAGCTGATGAGGTAAGGAGTGGAAATCTTAACCTTTTCCTAAGTAGAGACAATAACAGCACTGCTGTGATGAGTGCTGATAAATTCTTTGGTCATTTTAAGGCTTTTCAAACCCAGAATTGATCAGTAGATCACTATACCGAACAGTTATGACATCTTAGTAAAAGTGAGCAGGATTTCAAGAAGGGCTGGTGGTCTGTTAACCTAGTAGGCCACTTCATATGATTTTGCTCCTTTTGCTGAATGAAATGACAATGATTGGTTTCACTGAAATAACCTGATTATTACTTCAAAGTGCACAAATGCATTCTCTGAGACCCAAGTTTTAGCATTTTtatggagggaggggtgggaggagGGTTGGTGTACCCCTAGATCCCTTCAAGTGATTGTGCACATGTCAGGAGGTATCCCTTCTCTCCTTAGTCCCTCCTCCTTGCTGCCTTCTGTGATTCGTATCTAAAAtcctgcttaaccctttaactcccagaagtgattgacaagaaacttctccctattatatccacacattattcagcaaacaggtaatgagaatacacaaacttatcagggagaagctgctatcttgatctagcaccaagttctcataaccaatttacaaggagatgtgaagcagctacaggggagaattaacaatcagatcttgggagttacagggttaaccGTAATTCAATTGTCAACTGTGTGGACAAAGAACATATTTAAATGGCATGTACTCCAGTCAGTTCAATGCTATGATCTCCAGCctgttatcattttcaaattctttatcaactgagttacaAGGAACTCCATAGTCAGCCCAGTTGTTTACTAGATTTATATGTGACTTACATCTAGCTTTGAGCCTGAGTAAGTGATGTTGAAATTATCCATCGTGGGAAACTAAATTTTGATATATGCTTATTCCTTGAATCAGATGTCCATCCCTCAGGCCTTAAGCACCCATCTTAAAAGAAGGAcctcccccctccttcctcACTTTCCTAAATAACAGGGacacaaggaaaacctgtttctattgcttCAACCAAAGGGCAATCAGTACAGGAGAGTAATCAGCACCCCCCTTAATTCAgtgccctccttccaataagaaCCCATCTTTCTAAATATTATACGTAATACAGTACATGTAGGTGGACTAATCATTATAGTTCATGGTTTTGTTACTTAATGAGTTATAGCTTCTTTAAAATTCCTTCTTTGTTCAGCTAATTGATGCCACCTACAAGGGGAACTTGTCTCAGTTTATCAACCACAGCTGTGACTCAAACCGTGAAACTCAAAAGGTAGTTTAATAAATTGTTCAGTCCATTTTTACCAGTTTATATTATGATCAATAATGCCagcttttcacttctttttccaGGGGTAATCTATAGTAGATTGATTgacaggaaactgaaagaaaacacatcTACAGCTGTACttaaatcctttaacccttaagagtgactagcatccaatttctccccacaatattacccctgaatcaaacctgtaggtcaggagaataaaggaaatgatcagtaactgaagaagttcttgattgcttaacaaattctccttatcagcccCTTAGGAATTGTTTAGAGAGCAGCATGGAgagtgtgcatactgatgttcgggtgtaaagggttaagataagaACTGAGTGggttttgttcttttgcttCTCATAGTGGACTGTCCATGGCTTGTTGAGGATTGGATTTTTTACTCAGAGACCTATCCCAGCTGGTGCACAGCTCACGTTTGATTACAAACTGCAGTATTATGGGTAGGTGGGCAATGTACATGCTACTGTCAAAGCTTCATGTCTGTAGGTGACACTAAACtgagagattttaaaatttaaggaaCTTTACAGCAGTCACACAGAAAGATGATCCCTTCTGAACTTGGGAGGAGAGGCTTACAAAAAATTCATAGTAAGTtataatttttgtcattaatCAGGAAAGTTGCTCAGATTTGCCATAATGTGAAGCACCAAATTGTCGTGGATTTATTGGAGGAGACAAGCAAACACCTCTGAAGAACACAGTGGAAAGAATAAGTAtgcaaaaagatttttaattacaaccctgagagtgaccaggaTTTACTTTCTCCCTGTGATATcccccctgagtcacacattaacccgttaactcccagaagtattgaacatataacttctccctttaatattcATACACTATCCAATAAACcaataatgagaatactcaaacttatcaggtttaAGTTTTTATCtcgatctaacatcaaattcttgtaactaatttacaaggaaatgtgtagcagctagaggggggaattaacaatcagatcttttaaacaaactctccttgtcagcaccttatgaaatgtatagagaacagtacagagaatctGCATACTGATACTAGACTGTATTGGTATAAGGTCACACAATTAAGGTGTAACtcatgcttttcttttctttctctatgTAAGCAACCCCACCTATCACAAGCTCACCAAGGAGGAGatgtaaaaagcaaacaagGAATTTGTCAAATGAATTTgatgaaatgaattttgtattttgcaaaaatcaatggaaaacacgaaaacaataataattctTGTAAAATAAGCGAGAACAAATTGGAACGTTCATAGAAATTTGTACAGGGAAACAAAGAGAGGGAAAAGGAAACCGAGAGAATTTTCAAACACAAAGTTTATTCAAGTACAGGTATGCTGTTGATTTTCTAttatgttttgaattttctattctgttttgagttttctattctgttttgagttttatcCGAAAGGTTATACGTTTTTAAAACACCGTGAGTTACTAACTGgtgtggttgtttgtaactcGTGCGAACGCGACTGAACAAGCTAGAGCTTTACTTCAGACCCCTTGAGCCAGAGTCTAACGCGCTAAAACTGGGGcattttttgccttgtttttgtttgtaggAAGTTTACCGAATACCGAAGAAAACTGCAACTTCAGTAAGTATTATTAAAGTGACACTCGAAACAGTGGGCATTTTTCCTCTccgtttttatttatttatttattttgtattttgtcttcgttttagcttttgttttaaAGCCGATCGTTGATGCAAAAGGAGAGGGCGAAACTCtcttgttgaaaaaaaagagagtctATTCTTAGTTAAATGGTGAAACAGAGAATTAACTCTGAAGTGTAAATTAAAGTGCTATTTAAACCCATGAATAACCCACAGGGCGTTAGCCCTAATAAAGGGAAACGGGGGAACACacgaggcaaagaaaaaatcttttgaccTCGGTGGGAATCGAACCCTTACTTTCTCTTCGCCGCGATTCACCATCCTAAATCGTCCCCGACTTTCTCTGTGCGACCTCGTAGCTCAGTCGGCAGAGTAACGGTAGATCTAATCCGGAGGTCGTGGGTTCGATTCCCACCGAggtcaaaagattttttctttgcctcgtGTGGTCCCCTGTTTCCCTTTATTAGGGCTAACGCCCTGTGGGTTATTCATGGGTTTAAATAGCACTTTAATTTACACTTCAGAGTTAATTCTCTGTTTCACCATTTGTGTTCCCAGTGCTACGCGGCACAACATTCATATGTACCCTTACTTTCTCTTCGCCGCGATTCACCATCCTAAATCGTCCCCGACTTTCTCTGTGCGACCTCGTAGCTCAGTCGGCAGAGTAACGGTAGATCTAATCCGGAGGTCGTGGGTTCGATTCCCACCGAggtcaaaagattttttctttgcctcgtGTGGTCCCCTGTTTCCCTTTATTAGGGCTAACGCCCTGTGGGTTATTCATGGGTTTAAATAGCACTTTAATTTACACTTCAGAGTTAATTCTCTGTTTCACCATTTGTGTTCCCAGTGCTACGCGGCACAACATTCATATGTACCCTTCTATTCTTAGTTAGCCAGATTGTTGGTATCGCATTCCATTTTGCTGCTTTTAACTTTTGCTATTTGGTAGATGGTcttaaatgttgttgttgtttgtttgacaTTCAATTGCATGATCGTCTGACTCTCTTTGTTCAGGCCAAGCAAGACCGTGTTGCCGAGTTGTTAGTCGCAGCTAGCCCAGCAGGTAGGTAAATTCTATTTTACATGATCGTGTTTATTGCTTGATTGATCAGTTTTTTGACCATGAAACTCTAATATAGTTACGCATTTTCATCAGAGGGTGAGTTTTGTGTAAAACATGTGTgtgacaaagttttttttcagattttatttgttgtttcacAGGGGCGGGAGAAAGAAAGAACTTAACTTCCCATGAGGATCATCACAATTTGGAAAAACTGATTGTTAAAAAGTGattgatttgattttgtttttcaggaagtGGTGACGGTGATCATGCAAGGTGAGACAACAAATTGAAtaagagattgaaaaaaagaacaggTTTGAAGAATTTCTACGTTCAGAAGATGAATTTTTATACCGTCTGGGCTTGGAAATTAAGGGTTACCATTGATAGAGCGTTTTCCGATTGAGTGccttaaaacaaaaccaaagtactTATTATGGAAAGAAGAATggaaaataccctgaagagccaatgagaactcgaagtaaaaacaagcaaaccgccCAAAGGGCAGGAAAatgcgggcgaccaagtcgtgattgattttagttttgcatctgattggtcgagagagtgacgcgagttttttcggaccaatcatagagcagAGTAGAGTAAAACCAGCACAAACCCAGATTACTTTGGAAACTCAATTAAAAGTTATTCTATTAATGGTCTTTGAATCTCTGATCTGATCTATGATTGTATTTCTGTAGGACTCCTATTGAGAACATCGGTTCTCCAGGAAAATCAGATGCCATCATGAAGAGTTTACAGGACTCCCCCAAGCCGCTCTATCCATCTGAATCCAGAACTCCACCCGTTTCTCAGGGATTCTCTACCTGTAGTGAAGACACTGAGATGCCGCAAGACTCTTCGAGTGCTTTTCCTCCGTCAAAAACTGGTGACTTCAGTGCTTTGGAATTCGGAGAAGACGTGGCTACCCAAGCGGATTCAACTCCTGATAAAGGAGAAGGAACTCATTCAAGTTCACGGGTGTCGGATTCTGATGAAGTTACTCAGAAACAAGATTCGAAATCACAGAACATGATGCAGACATTCGGTTATCAACAGCGCATAAGCATCGGTGTGGAGCATGGGATGGGCTCTTTCCAACATAAACCCGGCtgcagcaaaaagaaaaagaaaaaatggaatcaATTGCAGAACTTATTCTAGCAACAGGGAAGAAATCCTCAAGGATTGGTAGATAAAAACGCTGGGAACTTTAACGTGAATCCTCAAACAAACTTAAGATCTCAGCAAGGTACGGCAACCCAGTGGAGAGGTCAGTCGCAAAATCCCCCTGCGACTTTCTAAATGGGAAACCAATTCTTCTGCAGAAGCGGACCAGCAGTTGGACATGATCAAGGACCACGGCCACAAAGTATAGTTTCAGGAAGTTTTGTGGGAAATTTCTCTCAACATCCTCCACCACTACCAAACTTTAATGTACCTCCTCCTAATATGTCACCTATGGAATTTTTTCGCAAAGTTCCACCACCTAATATCCGTCCGCAGACTCATCCAATGATACCTCAGCAGCTACAGCCAAATCCGCTTATACCGCCACCGCAGCAAGTACCTCCTCCACCCCTTCAGAATAGTCAATCACAGTTCTTTCCACCTAGTCAACCTACCCCCTCTTACACTCGGCTTCCTCCTCTGCCACCTTTTCAAGCCAATGTTACGACTCCACCACTAACACAGTTTTCACACTCCAACCCTAATCCTATTCAACAGCAATTTCCTCAAAGCATCCAGGCTGCTTTTCCGCCACAGCAGAATCAGTTTCAGTTTAATACACCCCCTCCAAACCTCAACATCGCGGCCGCTCAACAGGGGAATTAAGCCGGAAATATACCATGGCCTCTATAGCAGGTGACTGATCCAACAGAAAGTGTACCACACCCCGAGTTGGGGTCGCTCTCTGTTCAAACTGGAGCTGTGACGACATCGATGTCAGATGCCTTTGAATGCAGAGAGGGCTTTCCTTCAGATCCAGAACCGTGCACGCCATCACCTGTGAAACACAAACCACCGGGGCATCTCCCTCCACATTGGAAATCAGCTACCGATAGCCAAGGAAAAGTCTACTACTATCATGCCCTAACCAGGTAAGGAATCTTACTCGTTTGTTAGAACTGTGGCTTTATTATTGTTCAATGCCCACCGGGAGTCCTTGGCAAATAATGAACTGTTGTGTATCTGGGTTTTCTGTCATACGATAACTGTGACGAGTTAGTTACTTCTAGGTCTTGGAAGCGTTAATCATCTATTGGAGAATgattctgttgttttcttcagcAAGTAACATCGCTAGAGCCGTTTAATTTTTATGAGAGAGTTAAAAGTGTGTCCCGGGCCCTTGGTCAGTAGCCGTGCACCAGATGTCTTCTTCCATGtatcgttttcttttattttctttgtcgaCCATAATTTTATTCCTGGCGACTATCGCCCAACAGCGTCTacgaaataaaattgaaaatgtctaATGGaaaattcccccccccccccccttcctcagTGATCctcatttttaactttctttcttttcgtaGGAAAACTCAGCGGGATGTTCCAAGCTGGGACAGCAGCCCCTCATCAGAGGAAGAGCACCCTTATGTTGTCCCAGAACCTGATCATACAAGTATTTCTGCTCACAGCTACGTTGATATGGACGAGGTAAGGCAATACAGCAACTTGATTGTGGCAACTACTTCCTTGTCCACTCAGAATGAAATCTGAAGTCAACTCTTCTTTTTATTCCTCCAGGATTCACcaccaaaaccaaaaataaagaaattagcAAAGGCTCCTACAACACCTCCGGAGACCCCTCCCTGAAAGGCCAACGCTTACCTATACCACAGCTCCAGCAGATACCACAGCACACAGGAGGGGGGATCACTTGCTGAGAGATGGTACCTCAAGCAGCTCCTCGTCACACCAGAGCAAGAACAGAGAGCTTTTTAGAATGAAGGTCAGTTGAGTCCGTCTCAGTGGTGACGCTACCTTCTCAGAGCCTGTGACGCCAGTGTCACGCCATGGCCTCTTTCTCAATA
The sequence above is a segment of the Pocillopora verrucosa isolate sample1 chromosome 13, ASM3666991v2, whole genome shotgun sequence genome. Coding sequences within it:
- the LOC136277690 gene encoding uncharacterized protein, giving the protein MKLQYMCLDSALDLWPPGHFELVFFASRIGRSEMECAALGFSYVSEEHIISSAEECQPPYYEHIEENEYLFNRKKKVNKEVRRMQCDCTLDPGQIMAVTQTSLYAEYGYVHFTMIHVLVVVARTV
- the LOC131788325 gene encoding uncharacterized protein: MTLKADELIDATYKGNLSQFINHSCDSNRETQKWTVHGLLRIGFFTQRPIPAGAQLTFDYKLQYYGKVAQICHNVKHQIVVDLLEETSKHL